Part of the Chanos chanos chromosome 5, fChaCha1.1, whole genome shotgun sequence genome, ACCCTAAACTTCCTATGCAGCCGTTTACTTCTTACTCTTTCCAGGCGGATTGGCTCTCAGTGTTTTCCTATAGTCACACCCTCTCTGAAACTGTATTCCAAAGAGTCAGAGGGGGTTTTGGAATGCCTGGACCACAagtaaatgttgttttcatttctttacaaTTTTCTGAATGTGCACACGTCTATGTGCATATTTCCCTGGCTAATCAAACGTTATGTTTAATCGTTTTTTTGGCCCTATTGGAAGTTAACTCACACCACATATGCAATTTTTAGTATTTATGCATTGAAAAAAACGCTCATATTCAAAATGTTGTCTGTTTTCCAGTTACTTGTCCCCTATCCATCATTTGTTTACccatctctttccttttctgtccctcttttgACTCTATCTTCTGTTTATCGcgcaactctctctttctctcattttcctcactctttaactttttctcttttttttaatcccttcccgtctctttccatttcttttccttgCACTCAAACGCTGTAGATCACAGACAGGCTAAGAATAAGGAGTTGACACCAAACTGTCAGGCCCGTGGCTGAAGGCACAGTTCAGCTCTGTGACGGTGAGGGTGGGTGTGAGGAAGGCCAGATGCCCTCCAGACGGAGAGATCTAAAAATGTGTGATTTATGTATGATCTAGGGCAGTGCCAGCACCACGGGCATACCTCCCAGTCTGTGGAGGTAAGAAGTCTCCTTACCCCCAGACTCTACTGAGGAAACTGGCTCACAACAGCCTATTTTAGTGCTTTggcgcaattttttttttttctctctctcttttttttttttatcaggagCATCAGCGGCAACATATTTCAGATGAAGATTACTATCTTAATGCCCCAGCAAACAAACTTGCATTTCAAAGTTATTTACAGTCAGGGGAATTGCATTTTCTAAAAGCTTCTCCAGTGCCCCTCCcgttaaataaaataaactaaaaaaaagacaacctgATTTGCATTTAGTAGCAGAGGAAGCCTTGATGTCTCTTTTATGATTTGCAGTGATGCACTTTTCCTGTACAGTTTGAGTAGATTCACAGCCACATTACATCACTGGTCTGCATGtgcttctgtttattttaagcTCTCTCAGTAACATATGTTAGCCATAAAAGCCAGTcattaataaaacagagaagtgCTTGATTGTTCAAATCTACCAGATCTGCTCTTACAAACAGTCACACTGAACAACTGTCATCATTGTAAAAACTGCAGCTCCATTTTTTAAACCACTGTGTATTTACAGTATCAACACAGAGTATTGTAATGGGCCCTGTACACGCTGTAAGTGTAGCAAAGGTCTCTGTTATTGCATTCTTTTGCCAAAACGAGGATTTTCAGTGTCGTCGGATTTCTTGTATCCGATGGTAAGCCCATTGCATAAAGGGGCTTAGTGGACTTTAACCAAAACTTGCTGTGGGAattggtgtgcgtgtgtttgagtcacAGATGTGAGAAAAATATGTGCTGTCTGGTGACTTATGGTGCTGATAAGCCTTGTGAttgttttccccctctctgtggCCATTGTTGCATATAAAGCATATGGTCGCAAGGCATCAGCAGTTTGGTTTACTCAGAGCTCATGATATGATACCATTGTCTCACATTTCAGGGacattttctttccctctctcttgttctacctgtctttctccctcactctttctgcTAGAAAAGATTAATACACTTGGCTGTTTTGCAAAGTTGTGGTATCtctaaggtgtgtgtgtgtgtgtgtgtgtatgtgtgttttagagtgtgCAATTtcttaaggagagagagagggagagggaaggggaaGATCGATCAATACTGCTCTGGGGGCTATTCTGTTGACCTCCACCGGTATCCATTGCTACTGTGGGAGGAAGAAAAGTCTCAGAAGGTCCCATatggtgtatgagacagttCTTTATTTCAGACTGCAGCGGTTAGGACAGAGTTTTCTTAACTAACACATGACCTTGCCTCCTGTAAAGGATCTTTATTGCAAATAGGCACATAAATGTTCTCTTTCTACTAGATTAAATAAACCTGGAATAACACAGTCGgcaaaatcaaattaattacATTTGTTCTGCTCTTGAATTCCTGTTGTTCTTAGACTTTAGTTTTTATAGTCTCACACAGTGGACACAGGTGTGTTTCATTTGCCATTAGCTGATCTATGCACAGCTATGGAATTTAACCAGATTAATGTGCATGGGCTAATATTTTGgtaaaactaaactgaataaAGCAAGAGTTCTCCATAAAAAATTGTATCAGAAAAGCTGTAAGAGTTAAAGAGGGGGAAAGTATCACTGAACGAAAGCCAAGAGTCAATCCTCCACAACTAACAGGTTTAAAgttttaaatgagagagataaTCGTATTAGTTGGCTCAGCAGACAAAGGAAGCAGCGTTCCACAGTTGCAGAACCAGTAACACACCTTTAAGCATGTGAATGAGTGGATGTGCACAGACAAAGCGTTCTTCACATTCAGCAGTTCACTTAAAACTTCAACCTATCAAAGATTTTCTCCACAGCAGATGAAATACAGTATTTCTTTGAATAtttggggtttgtgtgttaatgattATCTGTTTATTGGTGGCTTATTTCTGCTGATAGTGTTCCTAGACTTACAACATACTATGTTGTGGATGAGGTCTAGACTAAGTTACATTTTGTAGTGTAAAATGACGTCTTGACAAGTTCTGTCAGAGGGTTTCAATCATCTGCTACGTTACCTGAAAATGAAGGTACCATTAGACTGAAATGAGTGAAACTCTTATTTCAATTGTCAGAATGTCCAAAATAACACGCCCTCTTGGTATTTTGttctgtgaatctgtgtttaTAACTTTTTGGTATTGTAACTCTTGATTTGTATTGTGGCGTTAGAAACGTCTATGGTGTGAGAGATATTACAAAGCAGGTGATATAGCTGCATGTGGAGGTTTCTCTTGTTTTGGGGCTTTGGTTTGGACTTGAACCTCTGCAGATTTGGGAAATAATGAGCTAATATGATTATGGGGCTTTTGCTCaactgggtgtgtatgtgtgcgtttgtgtgtacacatacatgcacaataATCCTCTGGCAAGTGTCTAATCTTCTTGAAGACAAACTCATGAAGAAGTCAAGAGAGGACCATTTAAATATgtatcattaaaatatttttgtcacaATCATCCCTCCTTTGAGCATGAAGAATATCACCAGTGTCTGGTCTTACTGTTTGTTTGGGCTCAGACATTGTTTCACGCTGACGCATGGTGAGGGTTTAGCATCTGAGCTAGCATACAGTGTTGTTGTAGGgttgagaggaaagaggaggggagaagagagttAGGGGAGGAGAAGGTTGAGGAGGAGAAGTGGAGCAGAGAGGAGTGTAGAGAGTTGGACAGAGGATAAGACAGGCATTGCGAATTGTTCCATTGTTGGAAAGATGGGAGGTTTTATGTTTTGTCTTCTCTCCGGTCAGGACGGGCGATGGCAATCCTTTCATCATAAGGATTCGGAGGGATAATCATTTTaacggctctctctctctccttctctccctttcactctctctctctctctctctctctctctctctctctccctatctctctcgctctctcctctctgctgtcctGTTTTCACTCCTTTCACAGTGATGGCCTCTCCTATGCAGCTATACCTTGGCTCTTCTCATCAGGGCTTTGCAtagaacacagacaacacacacctgcagcacTCAAGAAAACACATACTCTCGCCCTCAGCCATGTACAGCGTGGAAGACCTCCTCATCTCACACGGATACAAActcccccaaaacaacaacagcgtACCCTCTTCGCACCagtctacttctctctcttcatcctaTGAGCAGCGACAACAGCGGAGCAAAAGCCGGTCTGAAATTGGCGATAAGCGCTCCGGTCACATTATATCAAATGGCTACAAGGCAGACTCGACGGCCTATGTCAGCGGCAGCAGTGCAAACACCACCAAAGGCTATCCTTGTGACACGGAGAGCAGGGACAGGAAACAGAGGACAGAAGGCGAGGGCATCAGTAACCAAGGAGATAGACGCTCACCGGGAGATTCCCTGACTTCAGACAGTGGGTGAGTGCTGTTGTTGTGTATGGTGCTTTTATCTAAACACCACTCCAACACActtagactgtctgtctgtttctgtctttttctgtatATCAGAACCTATTTccttctcatttcctctcatgttgttttcctcttttttttttttcccatcatgcGGCAGCTCAGGTTTGCACTGCCTAGCAGGATGAGAGGAGTTATGTAAAGGTGGGAGTTGTCAAGGACTTTTCCCTAGCAGCAGGACAGGATCTTAACACATTTGCTTGCTCCTTCATGTCATTTCCTCTTCCCACTCTTTCTTAAACTGGTgccatttgatttttttctctctctttcggttTCATTGGCTGTGCCACAGATTTGCATTTGAAATTTGTCCTtcgtttctcctctctcaaattGCCTTCCGCTGTGTGGTGACCTGTACTCTCACTgatcttttcctttcctttcctttcctttcctttcctttctctctctctctctctctctctctctctctctctctctctctttctctcactcactccctctctctctgtgccatctTTTCCTTCCCTCCAGTCACCACCTACCCCTCTTCATTCCtatcctccctctccctttcatcCCCACCACGCTCCTCTCTctcggtttctctctctctccctccctccctttctatctctctctctctctttcttcctctgtcttcccTGTCTCgttcctctcttcccctctctccctgatAAACTCATTAGCTATGTCTTGAGGATTGTTCCATGCTGTTTTTGATTCTGTGCATGCCACATGGGACTGTTGTGTTGTAAACAGTGCTGTCAAGAGATAGACGTCAGCACCCCCTACTGAGCATGTCCAGTCTTGCAGACAGGACTATGGGTAAACTACAATTCCTACGAGCCATCCTGTCAGATCGGTATTCTGCTCTCCAATCTGTTATGCAACGCTAAAATTAATAATACATGATtaatttaaatatgtatattgCTTCTATTTATAGCTAGGCAGTTGCATAATGGGGTTTCTTCACGTATTATTCCGTGCTGATTCTATCACTGGGAGAGAAATTCCTTCGGTTTAGGCTTGGATTGACAATTCTGTTTTCTAAGAAATTCAGGTAACACAACTGCTtgttaacaccccccccccccaccaccaccaccaccaacatgTTATGGCTGTATGTAAAACAATCTAATGTTAGGAAGGGGGTCATGGAGGTGCGATAGTCATAATGTGGGTAAATGTGAGTGTAGAATGCAGTACATTTATTGTAACACACATCAGCAGTTGTCATACAAATAAACCTTTCATTGCTTTGTTCATGAGGTGCTATATCAGTTTGAAGTTGcaattattataataaaattacaaatttgtgagagggaaaaaaacactagGAGAACTTTTTGTACTTCCCAGCAGCTGCATAGCCTTAATATGTTCTGATctgagaggagatgaagaaTAGCTAGCACTCAAAGTCGATCTGTAATTGATCTGTGCTGGTTTAAGCTCATGTCCAATTTTCATGCAGatgaaatcatttctttttaatcttgGGTCAATAAATCAGTGTGTTTTCACTCAATCGGATAGTTAGTTGTTTCTAATTAATGACTACCTCATTTCCAACTTCTCAAAGGCCTGCTAGTTTATCTGTCTCCAAAAGTGTCAGCAAGTCGGGGCGCAATAATTGCTAGCAGTTGGTCAAAACTGTTTACAAGAGTTATTGAATTTTGCATTATGCATGGTTACCAACATTTCAAACTCAATCTCTTTATGTTTCAGGCTCTATGATGGTCCCAGAGGGATGTCCTCTCAGCCCAGAGGTGAGCGGGATGTGGCCTACTGGCGGAGACGAGGTCAAGATTTCAGCGTCCTTCTGGACTATGCCGAATTCAGAGAACACcatggtggtggaggaggagtaCGGGTTCCTGGAAAGGCAGAAGGGATGCGTAGAACCCCTGAAATGGCCACAGCCACAGAGGAGCAGTACCGCGAGAGACAGTGCAGGGCAGACATGGCCCgtgcaagagaaagagaacttgcaCTGCAGCAGTGGAAGATGTCGGCCGAGAGGAAGTACCAGAGCTTGGGTACAGAGGAATGGCGTCCGGCAATGGGCGTGGGTCGTCAGCCTTCTGAAGGTGAGGGTGATAAATGGACACAAGAACAACGGCGTCCAAGAACAGCAGAGGGTGCTGTTCCACCTAGAACCAAAGCCAAATCCCAGTCACTTCCCAGAATGGCCCTGCCCTCAGATGGTCTCCAGTACTTCAGTATGTCATCCTCAACCCCTGACCCATACGGGAGCTACCGAATAAATGGCCACCCAACACGAGATCCTCATGGACGACATCACAGTGAGGGGAGTGGAAGGGAGCGGTGGGCTGAAAATGGACGATCAGGAGCACAGTCAGCCCCCCTACCAAAAGCCCGCTTTAGTCGGCCTCTGAGGCCTCCATCATATGAGGCACACCAGCAGATGCGTGGAAGTGTGGAAATGCTTTCTGCAGACATGACTCCCCGCTCGAGAGACAGAACTCCACTACCCTTCACCAGGCAGGAATACTTTGCGCCGGATCCTGGTGGATCTGGCATGGAACCTCCTGGTTACATCCCACCGCCGTCCTATAGAAGGCAGCCCATCAGGGTGAACAGTAGAAGTTATGCCGACGCCATGGGCAACTACCAGTATCGGGGTGATCCCTACCTGCAGGGACCTGCCATGGCTGAGGTTCAGCAATGGTTTATGAGGCAGACAGGGATGTCCTGGCCAGACCATCATAGGGATGGGAGAAGGAGCGTGCCCTGTAGAAGACAAGCTTATCCAGGATACAACGAAGAGCGTCTGGGTAATGTGCAATACATCCCCTTTGATGATCCACGTGTCAGGCACATCTCAGGAGGGGGAATCGATGGGAACTCCCTAACAGATGCAGACAAAATTAGGAATATCAGGAATGAGATGCCAGTTATCCCATTATCTGAAAAGAATCCAGATGACAGTGCCTTTTTCCCGCCAGAAGTATCCTTCAACAGCACAGAACCAAGTAAAAGCAACCTCAGTAATTGTGTTAATGAAGACAGCTGGCAAAGACAGATGCAAGGAaagacaaactcaaacacagcagtggACCAAAACTGTAATTTATACCCAGCTATCCAAGAGAATTCAAAATCCCCCCAGGTGTCACAGCCAAGCTTCAAGCAGGAGCAAGGCTTCTCTGAAATGATAACGCAGGTTAAGAAATTTGAgcctgaagagacagaaaataagAAATCCAGAAGGAAGTTGAAAGAAACTATGTTCTGCCTTGTATCTGTCCCCATAAATCTGCAAACAACCAAGGAGGCTGCCGATCAGAATAACAATGAGAAAGAGCCAAGCCCAACTGTTAGACCTGTGGAAAATACGGCATCCCAGTCTCACCATCAAAGTGTCTCAAATACCTCATCTAGTATGAAggaactacaaacacattccacCAGCTCCTCATCTATGAAAAGCCCTCAAAATGCTCCTTTGAGGAAAGAATTTGTGGATGCTTGGTCTCTCCAAGAAAGTGCTGACAAAGAGTTATGCTATGCAGGCTCTTGGCCAGGGAACCAGTATAGAAACCAAGAAACACAGACGGGTTCACCAGAGGTTTCAAGAGGTGCCTCCTCATCAAGCACATTGATCCATGGAATGCTTGACCCCCCATCTTCAGACACTACCACAGACAGTGGAGTGAGTACAGACTGCAGTGCCAACTATGGGTTTCCCATTAAAGGCCAGAAGAATCTCAGCCCCTCTTGCAACAGTGCTTTCTCTAGGACCAGAGCAGGAAGCAGTTCCAGCCAGCCAGGAAAGGCCCCAGCTCAGCACCAGCCGTCATCAACCCCACGATCTCCAGATCTCCAACCATCCAACAGGGGGAGTGCACCTAAACCTCAGGTAGTGGAAGAGGCTTTTGGTCAGTTCCTGCTGAAACCAGTGGGACGCCGGCCATGGGATGCTATTGAGGAGCTTGAATCTATCAACAAAGAACTGCAGGATCAAATAGGAAAACGTCCAAGTGCTAACCAAAGCATAGAGAACCTGGATGAGGCTTATCAGAATATTGTGGAGATGAACAGCTCTAACAGTGA contains:
- the jcada gene encoding junctional protein associated with coronary artery disease homolog; this encodes MYSVEDLLISHGYKLPQNNNSVPSSHQSTSLSSSYEQRQQRSKSRSEIGDKRSGHIISNGYKADSTAYVSGSSANTTKGYPCDTESRDRKQRTEGEGISNQGDRRSPGDSLTSDSGLYDGPRGMSSQPRGERDVAYWRRRGQDFSVLLDYAEFREHHGGGGGVRVPGKAEGMRRTPEMATATEEQYRERQCRADMARARERELALQQWKMSAERKYQSLGTEEWRPAMGVGRQPSEGEGDKWTQEQRRPRTAEGAVPPRTKAKSQSLPRMALPSDGLQYFSMSSSTPDPYGSYRINGHPTRDPHGRHHSEGSGRERWAENGRSGAQSAPLPKARFSRPLRPPSYEAHQQMRGSVEMLSADMTPRSRDRTPLPFTRQEYFAPDPGGSGMEPPGYIPPPSYRRQPIRVNSRSYADAMGNYQYRGDPYLQGPAMAEVQQWFMRQTGMSWPDHHRDGRRSVPCRRQAYPGYNEERLGNVQYIPFDDPRVRHISGGGIDGNSLTDADKIRNIRNEMPVIPLSEKNPDDSAFFPPEVSFNSTEPSKSNLSNCVNEDSWQRQMQGKTNSNTAVDQNCNLYPAIQENSKSPQVSQPSFKQEQGFSEMITQVKKFEPEETENKKSRRKLKETMFCLVSVPINLQTTKEAADQNNNEKEPSPTVRPVENTASQSHHQSVSNTSSSMKELQTHSTSSSSMKSPQNAPLRKEFVDAWSLQESADKELCYAGSWPGNQYRNQETQTGSPEVSRGASSSSTLIHGMLDPPSSDTTTDSGVSTDCSANYGFPIKGQKNLSPSCNSAFSRTRAGSSSSQPGKAPAQHQPSSTPRSPDLQPSNRGSAPKPQVVEEAFGQFLLKPVGRRPWDAIEELESINKELQDQIGKRPSANQSIENLDEAYQNIVEMNSSNSEVGGTAHGMNPNSLEWETKRPISSPDNNLSEQHLIKSNLNIRSDSDSKSIVVTQPDNREVRRAFSRPKGKSPNLNKPQKEEDIGLVRYEVPEMLRGDPGSLRQDIAVPKECLLKDVGLTVYTTIPDTVDTGSPAGLSPESPMLTSPSDHSELCESLPITPSEGRRHLDKHSLEINTANEQSSVKSVSLNNQTHFHSKMENERHNKKDISVSNSSERLPHSLPAKSYYFKFRTDCIHNDNDDETYSDHLRWENEQTLADKHLETLLSQEKANSMATEDLSNLYQVQCAEGIPENESIEQRAARILGIAVPAESLVVAQQDGNKLSQGTPNSTESELVFNEATENETRHVRRKSEDVSGTTMDTHGEAQNMEEEIGSGKNFESSVAESSVEVHTVIPVFEIPEFPPGSLPLSLPATEDMELALSVSGRERKGWSTGKIVEALQDKLAASSSSPSLGSQTGPERIARMKEVDSVFHMKHLSLKSTNSTEETEEEIVEDETEEEGKEEVEMEKEMREGLEDEKKGEEEE